One part of the Rickettsiales bacterium genome encodes these proteins:
- a CDS encoding anthranilate synthase component I family protein yields MVSLDNIISENLNKNANFAIIHTGKKVPYSEENSFILSNEISQISDNDFRKIESFLSQKNQVKNLFGWFGYELKNRLETLIEEEKSFLETDELFFSNFQQKNIFSKEEFDEYFRSISAEFLTPKIKNFQSNMSKNSYLDKIKEIKKLIEEGVIYQANLTRKFFGEFAEKINPLSIFARLISNSPAPFSAFYKAGETYVLSASPELFLSFNSKNNKIITCPIKGSASASQGRELSESKKDISENLMITDLMRNDLSRVCKFGSVKVEDLFAISEFSTISHMYSTISGILEDNKNAIDVIKATFPPGSMTGAPKISAMEVCSKLENIKRGIYSGILGYFNQNDETKNIDCQFSVVIRTIIIQGNKFEFQVGGGIVYDSDPESEWQETITKASAITKTLGLTEDILRI; encoded by the coding sequence ATGGTTAGTTTAGATAATATTATCTCAGAAAATTTGAATAAAAATGCTAATTTTGCGATAATTCATACTGGTAAAAAAGTTCCTTATAGCGAAGAAAATTCTTTTATTTTATCAAATGAAATATCCCAAATCTCAGATAATGATTTTCGTAAAATAGAAAGTTTTTTATCGCAAAAAAATCAGGTGAAAAATCTATTCGGTTGGTTTGGATATGAGCTTAAAAATCGCCTTGAAACCTTAATTGAAGAAGAAAAATCTTTTTTAGAAACTGATGAATTATTTTTCTCAAATTTTCAGCAGAAAAATATTTTTTCCAAAGAAGAATTTGATGAATATTTTAGAAGTATATCAGCAGAATTTTTAACGCCGAAAATAAAGAATTTTCAATCAAATATGAGTAAAAATTCTTACCTTGATAAAATTAAAGAAATAAAAAAATTGATTGAAGAAGGTGTTATTTATCAGGCAAATTTAACAAGAAAATTTTTTGGTGAATTTGCTGAAAAAATTAACCCACTATCAATATTCGCTAGATTAATTTCAAACTCCCCTGCCCCATTTAGTGCTTTTTATAAAGCTGGTGAAACTTATGTTCTTTCTGCTAGTCCAGAATTATTTTTGAGTTTTAATTCTAAAAATAATAAAATCATTACCTGCCCCATAAAAGGCTCTGCAAGTGCATCTCAAGGCAGAGAATTATCTGAAAGTAAAAAAGATATTTCAGAAAATTTAATGATTACTGACTTAATGAGAAATGATTTATCGCGAGTTTGTAAGTTTGGTAGCGTTAAAGTTGAGGATTTATTTGCAATTTCGGAATTTTCAACAATCTCGCATATGTATTCAACAATTTCTGGAATTTTGGAAGATAATAAAAACGCTATAGATGTAATAAAAGCAACCTTTCCACCGGGTTCTATGACTGGTGCGCCAAAAATTTCTGCGATGGAAGTTTGCTCAAAATTAGAAAATATAAAACGCGGAATTTATAGCGGAATCCTTGGCTATTTTAACCAAAATGACGAAACTAAAAATATAGATTGCCAATTTTCTGTGGTGATAAGAACAATAATAATTCAAGGAAATAAGTTTGAATTTCAAGTTGGTGGCGGAATTGTATATGATTCAGACCCTGAATCAGAATGGCAAGAAACCATAACAAAAGCCTCAGCAATCACGAAAACCCTTGGTTTAACGGAAGATATTTTGAGGATTTAA
- a CDS encoding NAD(P)/FAD-dependent oxidoreductase: MTHKTDICIIGAGPVGLFAAFQAGMLGMKSHIVDALDFIGGQCNALYPEKPIYDIPAYPEISAEDLIKNLEKQASPFSPTYHLGQQVVGVDSSWLIVDGNNENPSTINNQPSTFKITTSNNTIIEAKVIIIAAGCGAFGPNKPPISGLEEFEKTGKVAYMVRSKNDFIDKNVVIAGGGDSAVDWANILSSVAKKVYVIHRRDKFRAIPESVSQMKDWEKKGKLEFVIPYQLAGLEGENGSLKNVIVEDLDKNKKAISADNLLCFFGLAMELGPIANWGLNLHHSHIIVEPHNMQTNIEGIYAVGDICNYKGKLKLISCGFAEVAMACHSAYERVFGKPLHFEYSTSKGVPK; the protein is encoded by the coding sequence ATGACTCATAAAACTGATATATGCATTATAGGTGCGGGGCCAGTTGGCTTATTTGCAGCGTTTCAAGCGGGAATGCTTGGAATGAAATCTCACATTGTTGATGCCCTTGATTTTATTGGTGGGCAGTGCAACGCACTTTATCCAGAAAAACCTATTTATGATATTCCGGCTTATCCAGAAATTTCTGCTGAGGATTTAATCAAAAACCTTGAAAAGCAAGCAAGCCCTTTCTCGCCAACCTATCATTTGGGGCAACAGGTAGTTGGGGTTGATAGTAGTTGGTTGATAGTTGATGGTAATAATGAAAATCCATCAACCATAAACAATCAACCATCAACCTTTAAGATAACTACCTCCAATAACACAATTATTGAAGCAAAAGTTATAATAATCGCGGCAGGGTGTGGGGCTTTTGGCCCTAATAAACCGCCAATTTCTGGGCTTGAGGAGTTTGAGAAAACTGGCAAAGTTGCTTATATGGTGCGTAGTAAAAATGATTTTATTGATAAAAATGTAGTAATCGCAGGTGGTGGAGATTCCGCCGTTGACTGGGCAAATATCCTTTCATCAGTTGCTAAAAAAGTTTATGTAATTCACCGCAGAGATAAGTTTAGAGCCATTCCTGAATCAGTTTCGCAAATGAAAGATTGGGAGAAAAAGGGTAAGCTAGAATTTGTAATTCCTTATCAATTAGCTGGTTTGGAAGGTGAAAATGGTAGCCTTAAAAATGTTATAGTTGAAGATTTAGACAAAAATAAAAAGGCTATTTCTGCTGATAATTTACTATGTTTTTTTGGGCTTGCAATGGAGCTTGGGCCTATCGCAAATTGGGGTTTGAATTTGCATCATAGCCATATAATTGTTGAACCTCATAATATGCAAACCAATATTGAAGGCATTTATGCGGTTGGCGATATTTGTAATTATAAAGGCAAATTAAAGTTGATTTCCTGCGGGTTTGCAGAAGTTGCAATGGCTTGCCATTCTGCCTATGAAAGGGTTTTTGGTAAACCACTTCACTTTGAATATTCTACTTCTAAAGGCGTTCCGAAATAG